The Bos mutus isolate GX-2022 chromosome 7, NWIPB_WYAK_1.1, whole genome shotgun sequence genome window below encodes:
- the GPRIN1 gene encoding G protein-regulated inducer of neurite outgrowth 1, which translates to MRDCCPSQQKAIPTHPRLTPAQSPSMDSRHSSPNGAGEGASYSEDPGRSVAYPSMTHIPSQEAATKETLGTQGALISGTPETTFSGRPEPVSSMKTDPSPSENRNPMFLENMDSKSSKQVDSVSIGKEDAGSLRKADPMLTGKTEPAIVGKGDSVASGRKDPVTPGKEDPGSLGKVDPQCSNKMDTVSLRKEEPGSLGKVDPVFPRKEEPRYSGKDLRVSSEEVGPAFAEKTDFVALGKRDPELSANADPVSLEMLTPGSPDKIMPGTVALGPSGRVDPTHLGMTDPASMVNAEIMSSTKEDPQFLGKMDPASSGKQGSTSVGMTKTMSTGQVEPTSLKNMDPVSSAEVGSVSLEKVDPVSSGKPEPLSPVQAELMLVGKTETASSRKEDLVSSRKGVPISVGNTKTSPPGKVNPESSGKIDSASSGPMGPPSSEKAEAVTRGKADPLSSEKTGPLAPGKVGPPALGKADPPTSGKMDPMIKGKPEAVLPESTGKVTPTSLGKTVRASSGKAEAVPEGKVDALPLEKGNPMNSTKVDPRASGKAESKSERKAETTPSGQEGTSSAGKVEAKSPNEKPLAPEKPDPGSSESAGSIASGKVAPVALDKTDSVPPRKGEPPSLGKGDSLTLEKASSRQADGKPCDSAPPPADGGGRVEPASLPSSEASSLVRKDPAAARAERSPGPEEVAPPPPGPRTRDNFTKVPSWEASAPPPREDAGTQAGSQACVSVAVSPMSPQDGAGGPAFSFQGAPRAPSPAPGPPSRRDAGLQVSLGAAETRSVATGPMTPQAAAPPAFPEVRVRPGSALAAAAAPPEAVEPVRDVSWDEKGMTWEVYGAAMEVEVLGMAIQKHLERQIEEHGRQGAPAPPPPAARPGPGRAGSVRTAPPEGAAKRPPGLFRALLQSVRRPRCCSRAGPTAE; encoded by the coding sequence ATGAGGGACTGCTGCCCCTCCCAGCAAAAGGCCATCCCTACACACCCAAGGCTCACCCCTGCCCAAAGCCCAAGCATGGACTCTAGACACAGCAGCCCCaatggggctggggaaggggcgtCCTACTCTGAGGACCCTGGCAGGAGTGTGGCCTACCCCTCCATGACCCACATCCCTTCCCAAGAGGCAGCCACCAAGGAGACATTAGGGACACAAGGAGCCTTGATCTCAGGAACACCAGAAACCACCTTCTCTGGGAGGCCAGAGCCTGTGTCCTCAATGAAAACTGATCCTTCACCCTCAGAGAACAGAAATCCGATGTTCTTAGAGAATATGGATTCCAAGTCTTCAAAACAGGTAGATTCTGTTTCCATAGGAAAGGAAGATGCTGGGTCCTTGAGGAAGGCAGATCCTATGTTGACAGGAAAGACAGAGCCTGCAATCGTAGGGAAAGGGGATTCTGTGGCTTCTGGAAGGAAGGATCCTGTGACCCCAGGAAAAGAGGATCCTGGATCCTTGGGAAAGGTGGATCCTCAGTGCTCCAACAAGATGGATACAGTGTCCCtaaggaaggaggagcctggatcCTTGGGCAAAGTGGATCCTGTATTCCCAAGAAAGGAGGAGCCCAGGTATTCAGGAAAAGACCTTCGAGTGTCCTCAGAAGAGGTGGGGCCTGCATTTGCAGAAAAGACAGATTTTGTAGCTTTGGGAAAGAGAGATCCCGAGCTCTCAGCAAACGCGGATCCTGTGTCCTTGGAAATGCTGACTCCAGGGTCACCAGACAAAATCATGCCTGGAACAGTGGCTCTGGGGCCATCAGGAAGGGTGGATCCTACTCACTTGGGGATGACAGATCCTGCATCTATGGTAAATGCAGAAATTATGTCCTCCACAAAAGAGGACCCTCAGTTCCTAGGAAAGATGGACCCTGCCTCCTCAGGAAAGCAAGGCTCCACGTCTGTGGGAATGACAAAAACCATGTCCACTGGGCAGGTGGAGCCCACGTCTTTGAAAAATATGGACCCCGTGTCTTCAGCCGAAgtgggttctgtttctctggaaaaagtgGATCCTGTGTCCTCAGGAAAGCCAGAGCCCTTGTCTCCCGTGCAGGCAGAACTGATGTTAGTGGGAAAGACAGAAACTGCATCCTCAAGAAAGGAGGACCTAGTGTCCTCCAGAAAGGGGGTTCCCATTTCTGTGGGAAATACAAAAACATCACCTCCTGGAAAAGTAAATCCTGAATCATCAGGAAAGATAGACTCTGCGTCCTCTGGTCCCATGGGTCCTCCTTCCTCTGAAAAAGCTGAGGCAGTGACTAGGGGGAAAGCAGACCCATTGTCCTCGGAAAAGACAGGTCCCCTGGCCCCTGGAAAGGTGGGTCCCCCAGCCTTGGGGAAGGCTGATCCCCCCACCTCAGGGAAAATGGACCCTATGATCAAGGGGAAGCCAGAAGCTGTTCTCCCCGAGTCCACAGGAAAGGTGACCCCCACGAGCCTAGGAAAAACAGTCCGGGCATCCTCGGGAAAGGCAGAAGCTGTCCCAGAGGGAAAGGTGGATGCTCTGCCCCTCGAGAAGGGCAATCCTATGAACTCCACGAAGGTGGATCCCAGGGCCTCCGGGAAAGCAGAATCCAAGTCCGAGCGCAAAGCGGAAACCACACCCTCTGGGCAGGAGGGCACCTCCTCAGCAGGGAAAGTAGAGGCTAAATCTCCAAATGAGAAGCCACTGGCCCCAGAGAAGCCGGATCCTGGATCCTCAGAATCAGCAGGCTCTATTGCCTCTGGGAAGGTGGCGCCTGTAGCCCTGGACAAGACTGACTCGGTGCCTCCGAGAAAGGGGgagcccccatccctggggaAGGGGGACAGCCTGACTCTGGAGAAGGCCTCCTCCAGGCAGGCAGATGGCAAACCCTGTGACTCCGCTCCTCCTCCCGCAGACGGCGGGGGCCGCGTGGAGCCAGCGTCACTACCGAGCTCCGAAGCCTCCAGCCTCGTCCGGAAGGACCCGGCGGCTGCCAGGGCCGAGAGAAGCCCCGGCCCGGAGGAGgtggcgccgccgccgcccgggccGCGGACTCGCGACAACTTCACCAAGGTGCCGTCGTGGGAGGCGAGCGCCCCGCCGCCACGCGAGGACGCGGGCACGCAGGCGGGCTCGCAGGCCTGCGTGTCGGTGGCCGTGAGCCCCATGTCTCCGCAGGACGGCGCGGGCGGCCCGGCCTTCAGCTTCCAGGGGGCGCCGCGCGCGCCCAGCCCCGCGCCCGGGCCGCCCTCTCGCCGGGACGCGGGCCTGCAAGTGTCCCTGGGCGCCGCCGAGACGCGCTCCGTGGCCACCGGGCCCATGACGCCGCAGGCCGCCGCGCCGCCCGCCTTCCCCGAAGTGCGGGTGCGGCCGGGCTCCGCGCTGGCGGCCGCCGCGGCGCCCCCCGAGGCGGTCGAGCCGGTGCGCGACGTGAGCTGGGACGAAAAGGGTATGACGTGGGAGGTGTACGGCGCCGCCATGGAGGTGGAGGTGCTGGGCATGGCCATCCAGAAGCATCTGGAGCGACAGATCGAGGAGCACGGTCGCCAGGGGGCGCCCGCGCCGCCACCCCCCGCTGCGCGCCCGGGCCCCGGCCGCGCGGGCTCTGTCCGCACCGCGCCCCCTGAGGGAGCCGCCAAGCGCCCGCCGGGCCTCTTCCGCGCACTGCTGCAGAGTGTGCGGCGCCCGCGATGCTGCTCGCGGGCCGGGCCCACGGCCGAGTGA